The segment CAACTATGACCCCTATGATCATTCCGTTGGTTCCTTCATAACCAAGTCCAAATATCATGGCTGTAAAGCCCAATGCAAGTACTGCCGTTGGAAAGATTACACTAATGGTCCATGATTGCCTCATAGGCCTTTCAGGAAGTAAAGGCATTCTTAAAACTAAGCCCACTATTACTGCAGAGAGTATGG is part of the Methanobacterium aggregans genome and harbors:
- a CDS encoding energy-converting hydrogenase A subunit A EhaA, producing MSYILAILSAVIVGLVLRMPLLPERPMRQSWTISVIFPTAVLALGFTAMIFGLGYEGTNGMIIGVIVGVLTALFSKFLLEKILPRPKVEESN